A window of the Lactobacillus amylovorus DSM 20531 genome harbors these coding sequences:
- the rapZ gene encoding RNase adapter RapZ — translation MADEKKQLLIVTGMSGAGKTVVAHDLEDMGYFVVDNLPPTLLGSFWDLINNSNDFHKVAVVIDLRVKSFYTDLLDEVNSLEDNGNVQATILFLDASDDVLVARYKETRRLPPLANNGKGRLLDGIQEERHILTPIKNRSNYIINTSNLSTKELKQKLINTFSDRKRQPFSIEVMSFGFKYGMPIDADIVMDVRFLPNPFYIPELRPFTGLDKRVFDYVMNKKETQVFYHKLLDLLETAIPGYIKEGKEKLTIAIGCTGGQHRSVSIAQQLARDLAKKYPVDITHREVSRYIRK, via the coding sequence ATGGCTGATGAGAAAAAACAATTATTAATTGTCACGGGGATGAGTGGTGCAGGTAAGACTGTTGTTGCTCATGACCTTGAAGATATGGGCTATTTTGTAGTCGATAATCTTCCTCCCACATTGCTAGGAAGCTTTTGGGATTTAATCAATAATTCCAATGATTTCCATAAAGTAGCAGTAGTAATTGATTTACGAGTAAAAAGTTTTTACACAGATTTATTAGATGAAGTTAATTCATTAGAGGATAACGGCAATGTCCAAGCAACTATTCTCTTTTTGGATGCTTCAGATGATGTTTTAGTAGCTAGATATAAAGAAACAAGACGTTTGCCTCCATTAGCTAATAATGGTAAGGGACGATTGCTTGATGGTATTCAAGAAGAACGTCACATTTTAACCCCAATTAAAAATCGTTCTAACTACATTATTAATACTTCTAACTTGTCTACTAAGGAATTAAAGCAAAAGTTAATTAATACTTTTAGTGATCGTAAGCGACAACCATTTTCAATTGAAGTTATGTCATTTGGTTTTAAGTATGGGATGCCAATCGATGCAGATATTGTAATGGATGTACGTTTTTTGCCTAACCCATTTTATATTCCAGAATTGCGTCCATTTACAGGACTAGACAAACGTGTCTTTGACTACGTAATGAATAAAAAAGAAACGCAAGTCTTTTATCATAAGTTGTTAGACCTGCTTGAGACGGCGATTCCTGGCTATATCAAAGAAGGAAAAGAGAAACTTACAATTGCAATTGGTTGTACAGGCGGTCAACACCGTAGTGTGTCAATTGCTCAACAACTTGCTCGCGATTTAGCTAAAAAGTATCCAGTCGATATTACTCACCGTGAAGTGAGTCGCTATATTAGAAAGTAG
- a CDS encoding gluconeogenesis factor YvcK family protein, with protein MSYGETRIVRVIKGRRPRIVVIGGGTGLPVILNALKDQNAEITAIVTVSDDGGSSGSIRNFINVVPPGDIRNVLVSLSDLPQEEKDIFQYRFDSSDAFFSGHAIGNLIIAALNEMHGNIFDAVQSLSKMMRVDGHVFPASNEPLTLNAEFIDGTTQSGETEITSKDKRIKRVWVTDTDSYAKPKAVLPVLASIMQADAVVLGPGSLFTSILPNLMISNLGEAVRETEAEVIYICNIMTQRGETDHFSDAEHVEVINNHLGGHYINTALVNGAKIDMSKFHPEDYDAYLEPVRNDFEGLRAQECRVITDDFIDQRHGLVFHDGEKVAKEIINLAFEAMSRKRMKEN; from the coding sequence ATGTCATACGGAGAAACAAGAATCGTTCGCGTTATTAAAGGCAGACGCCCACGGATAGTCGTAATTGGTGGGGGAACAGGCCTGCCAGTTATATTAAATGCCTTAAAAGATCAAAATGCGGAAATTACTGCAATCGTTACTGTTTCAGATGATGGTGGCTCATCTGGCTCCATTAGAAACTTTATTAACGTTGTTCCGCCTGGTGATATTAGAAACGTATTGGTTTCATTAAGTGATTTACCACAAGAAGAAAAAGATATTTTCCAATACCGTTTTGATTCCTCTGATGCATTCTTCTCAGGTCATGCGATTGGTAATTTGATTATCGCTGCCTTGAATGAAATGCACGGCAATATTTTTGATGCGGTTCAATCTTTATCTAAAATGATGCGAGTAGATGGCCATGTTTTCCCTGCTTCAAATGAACCATTAACCTTGAATGCGGAATTTATCGATGGCACTACTCAGTCCGGTGAAACCGAAATCACTTCTAAAGATAAGCGAATTAAAAGAGTATGGGTTACCGATACTGACTCATATGCAAAACCTAAGGCAGTATTACCGGTTCTTGCTTCAATTATGCAAGCCGATGCCGTTGTTCTAGGACCAGGTAGTTTGTTTACTTCAATTTTGCCTAACTTGATGATTTCTAACTTGGGTGAAGCTGTTCGTGAGACTGAAGCAGAAGTTATCTATATTTGTAACATTATGACTCAGCGCGGTGAAACTGATCACTTTAGTGATGCAGAACACGTAGAAGTAATCAATAATCACTTAGGTGGTCACTATATCAATACTGCTTTGGTTAATGGCGCTAAAATTGATATGAGCAAATTCCACCCTGAAGATTATGATGCTTATCTTGAACCTGTAAGAAATGACTTTGAAGGTTTAAGAGCACAAGAATGTCGTGTAATTACCGATGACTTTATTGATCAAAGACATGGTTTAGTCTTCCATGATGGTGAAAAGGTAGCTAAGGAAATTATTAATCTGGCATTTGAAGCAATGTCACGAAAGAGAATGAAGGAAAATTAA
- the whiA gene encoding DNA-binding protein WhiA — protein MASYASEVKKELTSLEVHPEHAKAELAAFLRMNGVLNLHDHQFSLDITTENPAIARRIFKLIKVAYGIEPLLIVSRKMKLKKNNQYLVRLNQKVQEILENLQIWDPEKGLVTRIPERIRKSREGAMSYLRGAFLAGGSVNNPETSRYHLEIYSTYEDHNEDLAKIMNEYFYLNAKMTKRRRGYIVYLKEAEKIGDFLHIVGALNAMLNFEDLRIMRDMRNSVNRLVNCDTANMKKTASASAKQVEDIQTIQAEKGLDDLPEKLQVLARFRLAHPELTLKEVADQIPDGPISKSGVNHRFKKLHEIAESLRA, from the coding sequence ATGGCTAGTTATGCTAGTGAGGTCAAAAAGGAGCTAACTTCGCTTGAGGTGCATCCAGAGCATGCAAAAGCAGAGTTAGCCGCTTTTTTGCGGATGAATGGAGTTTTAAATCTTCATGATCATCAATTTAGTTTAGATATTACAACAGAAAATCCTGCGATTGCGCGACGCATTTTTAAATTAATCAAAGTAGCTTACGGTATTGAGCCATTGCTGATTGTTTCGCGCAAGATGAAACTAAAGAAAAATAATCAATACTTAGTTCGTCTTAATCAAAAAGTGCAAGAAATTCTGGAAAATTTGCAAATTTGGGATCCTGAAAAGGGATTAGTAACCAGAATTCCTGAACGAATTCGTAAGTCTCGTGAAGGGGCAATGTCATACTTGCGTGGTGCCTTTTTAGCCGGTGGTAGCGTCAATAACCCTGAAACTAGTCGTTATCACTTAGAGATTTATTCAACTTATGAAGATCATAATGAAGATCTAGCTAAGATTATGAATGAATATTTCTATTTGAATGCTAAAATGACTAAGAGAAGAAGAGGCTATATCGTTTATCTCAAAGAAGCTGAAAAAATTGGCGACTTTTTGCATATTGTAGGTGCATTAAATGCCATGCTTAATTTTGAAGATTTGCGGATTATGCGTGATATGCGTAACTCAGTTAACCGTTTGGTTAACTGCGATACCGCAAATATGAAAAAGACAGCTTCTGCCTCGGCTAAACAAGTTGAAGATATTCAAACAATTCAGGCAGAAAAGGGCTTAGATGATTTGCCAGAAAAATTGCAAGTGCTAGCTCGTTTTAGACTGGCCCACCCTGAATTAACTTTAAAAGAAGTAGCGGATCAGATTCCCGATGGTCCTATCTCTAAATCAGGAGTAAATCACCGCTTTAAAAAATTACATGAAATTGCGGAAAGTTTAAGAGCATAA
- the clpP gene encoding ATP-dependent Clp endopeptidase proteolytic subunit ClpP — protein sequence MLVPTVIEQTARGERAYDIYSRLLKDRIIMLGGEINDQMANSIIAQLLFLDAQDNTKDISLYINSPGGVITSGLAIMDTMNFIKSDVSTIAIGMAASMASILLTSGTKGKRFALPNSTVLIHQPLGGAQGQQTDIQIAANEILKSRKKINEILHETTGQPLDKIQKDTERDNYLTAEEAKEYGLIDEIMVNKKK from the coding sequence ATGCTAGTACCTACAGTTATTGAACAAACTGCTCGTGGCGAACGTGCTTACGATATTTACTCACGTTTGCTTAAAGACAGAATTATCATGCTGGGTGGTGAAATTAATGACCAAATGGCCAACTCAATCATTGCTCAATTGCTCTTCTTAGATGCTCAAGACAACACTAAGGATATTTCACTTTACATCAACTCTCCTGGTGGTGTTATTACCTCTGGTCTTGCTATCATGGACACCATGAACTTTATCAAGTCGGATGTTTCTACTATTGCAATTGGTATGGCTGCTTCAATGGCTTCCATCCTTTTGACTAGTGGTACTAAGGGCAAGCGTTTCGCACTTCCTAACTCAACCGTCCTTATTCACCAACCATTAGGTGGTGCACAAGGTCAACAAACTGATATTCAAATTGCAGCTAACGAAATTTTAAAGAGTCGTAAGAAGATTAACGAAATCTTACACGAAACTACCGGTCAACCTTTGGACAAGATTCAAAAGGATACTGAACGTGACAACTACTTAACTGCAGAAGAAGCTAAGGAATACGGTTTAATTGACGAAATTATGGTCAACAAGAAGAAGTAA
- a CDS encoding SH3-like domain-containing protein, which produces MKYTNKILTATSAVALSVGLLMGYAKPVSAADANSASKTTDTNSSSDSKKAPVQTSTSYDLMVKVGSGRRYNVYKKISNGKPSGKIADASDYQYAHIQSDQSIKTRDNGTYWRIYVDGRKVGYVNQNYFTRNTIAVPKTVSLVRNSNYLFDPTDAISYVTNNMGTVIDNQDVDVSEDMIDCTDPGTYNVKYSYGSAKATVKVTVRKSTKEGIADASKVQAKSFDGNLKSWKTYYGSSANYVTKTDFAPDKSKHTYTSDGGNLTFKTRFFQPVLLSVARDIKDDDYINRVGHIPEGITMSNGWLYTSLLSSTTITDGHIVGYNLNNLTNAFNGQYLLDMSQSKFNSYVKNIKVSPYIPIGHGQAMGSTDKYVYVLNNNNKVSYKSNFSTELVQIRKSDMCINKIWTIKCWNGSESEGRYFQNGVIVSDNKMYTTTYNKDDDQTEYWEFNRKGDNWYPTIVGATKGGIVSNTYTQGFTYDPKNNNFYIAFNDVIAKIAKNGEVKDTYQFHTGREIEGIAVANNRLYTNLAQRAELLESSQTLTK; this is translated from the coding sequence TTGAAGTATACAAATAAAATTTTAACCGCTACATCTGCTGTAGCACTTAGTGTAGGTTTGTTAATGGGCTATGCTAAACCTGTTTCTGCTGCTGACGCTAACTCAGCAAGTAAGACAACAGATACTAATAGCTCTAGTGATAGTAAAAAAGCACCAGTTCAAACCAGTACTTCTTATGATTTGATGGTTAAAGTGGGTAGTGGTAGACGCTACAATGTTTACAAGAAGATCAGCAATGGTAAGCCTTCTGGCAAGATCGCTGATGCAAGTGACTACCAATACGCTCATATTCAATCAGATCAAAGTATTAAGACTAGAGATAATGGTACTTATTGGCGTATTTACGTAGACGGCCGTAAGGTTGGTTACGTAAACCAAAACTATTTCACTAGAAACACAATTGCTGTTCCTAAGACTGTAAGTTTGGTTAGAAATAGCAACTACCTCTTTGATCCTACTGATGCAATCAGTTATGTAACCAACAATATGGGTACTGTGATTGATAACCAAGATGTAGATGTATCTGAAGATATGATCGACTGTACTGATCCAGGTACTTACAATGTTAAGTACAGCTATGGTTCTGCTAAGGCAACAGTTAAGGTAACTGTTAGAAAGAGCACCAAGGAAGGTATTGCCGACGCAAGCAAGGTTCAAGCTAAGTCATTTGACGGTAACTTGAAGTCTTGGAAGACTTACTATGGTAGTTCAGCTAACTATGTAACTAAGACTGACTTTGCTCCTGATAAGTCTAAGCATACTTATACTAGTGATGGTGGTAATTTAACCTTTAAGACTCGTTTCTTCCAACCAGTTTTATTGAGTGTTGCTAGAGACATTAAAGATGACGACTACATTAACCGTGTAGGTCACATTCCAGAAGGTATCACGATGTCAAACGGCTGGCTTTACACTAGCTTGCTCAGCAGTACTACTATTACTGACGGTCACATTGTGGGTTACAACTTGAACAACTTGACTAACGCCTTTAATGGTCAATACTTACTTGATATGTCACAAAGCAAGTTTAACTCATATGTTAAGAACATTAAGGTAAGTCCTTATATTCCAATTGGCCACGGTCAAGCTATGGGTTCTACCGACAAGTACGTCTATGTATTGAACAACAATAATAAAGTTTCATACAAGAGTAACTTCTCAACTGAATTAGTTCAAATCCGTAAGAGCGACATGTGCATCAACAAGATCTGGACTATTAAATGCTGGAACGGTAGTGAATCAGAAGGTCGTTACTTCCAAAACGGCGTAATCGTAAGTGATAACAAGATGTACACTACAACTTACAACAAGGATGACGATCAAACTGAATACTGGGAATTCAACCGTAAGGGTGACAACTGGTATCCAACTATTGTAGGTGCAACTAAGGGTGGCATTGTTTCAAACACTTACACTCAAGGCTTCACTTATGATCCTAAGAACAACAACTTCTACATTGCATTTAACGATGTAATTGCTAAGATTGCCAAGAACGGTGAAGTTAAGGATACTTACCAATTCCACACTGGTCGTGAAATTGAAGGTATCGCAGTAGCCAACAACAGACTTTACACTAACTTGGCACAACGTGCAGAGTTGCTTGAAAGTAGTCAAACTTTGACTAAGTAA